The genome window CGGGCGACACGGGTGACAGCGTCATCAGACATCACCATGGCCGGCTTGACGCCGAGATTGCGTGCGACCTCTGCGCGCCAGCCACGCAATTCGCCGGCAACGGTGCTTTCGATCTGCGCGGACTCTTCTTCTGCGCGCGTGTCGCTATAGAGCACCAGAATACGCCACCCGCCACCGTCATAGGCGGTATCGATGCGATCGGCGTTCACCGACCGCAGAAAATCGGAAACCGTCGCTTCGTCGCGGTGCGCGGCATCACCGTCACTGATCCTGAAGGTTCGGATTCGGGTCGACATGGCCGGCTCTCCCTTGGGCGTAGGGTCGGCATGGTGCCGGTGCGACCGTTAACAAACGGTGACGGCGTCGGAGTCCCGAGCGAGCCAGGAGAAGATGGTGCCAGAGGAGCGCGCGAAAGAGATGCCAAACCCCGAAACGAATCAGGGGTAAAGGCGTTCCACGGTCCAGCCGCCGGGTCCGGCTTCGAACACGGCCCGGTCGTGCAGGCGGTATTGCCGGTCCTGCCAGAACTCGATCCGTTTCGGCGTCAGCCGGAAGCCCGACCAGAATTCCGGTCGCGGTACGTCAGACCCTTCGAAGCGAGCCTCGGTCTGGGTAACCCGCTGTTCCAGTTCGCTGCGGCCGTTCCTGAGCGGGCGGGATTGCTGCGACGCCCAGGCGCCGATCTGCGATCCACGCGGCCGCGTGGCAAAATAGGCATCGGCCTCGGCGTCGGAAACCAGGGCGACGCTGCCTTCGATGCGAATCTGCCGTCGCACGGATTTCCAATGAAACAGCATTGCCGCGTGATGCGTCGCCTGAAGTTCGCGTGCCTTGCGGCTTTCGAGATTAGTGTAGAAAATGAAACCCCGTGGCTCGGAATCGGCCGAATCAACGCCCTTCAGCAGGACGGTTCGGACCGATGGCCAGCCATCCGGGGCTACCGTTGCCAGGGCCATGGCGTTGGCGTCGTTGACCTCTGATTCCGTGGCGGCCTCCATCCAGGAATCGAAGATGGCGAACGGATCGGTTGTCGCCAGTGGAGTATCGTTCGCGAGATAGTCTATGCTCATCCGTGATTCACCGCTTGAAGGCCATAGTTGTGTCTCAATGTCTACATAGGGTACGCTGCGTACGACGAAAAGGAATACCCTAAAAGAGTCAGGGGTGATCCTTGCCGGGTGTGGGGCCGTTCGACGGAACTCGTCGCGGAGTACCGTGTTTATTACAAAATGGGGCAGCTTCGGCTGCGCCGGGCTGCTTGTGGTAGCCGATCATCGCACGGTCCGGCATTGCCGGATCAAAAACAAAGCCCGTCCGTAACGGGGACCGTGTCAGGAGGATATTGTTATGAGAGTAAGATTCGCCATCGTAGCCGGAGCTGGTCTTGCACTGGCCGCATGTCAAGCGGGTCCCGGTCAAATGGGCGGCGGTATCGTCGGCGCCGGTCTGGGTGGTCTGGCCGGATCGCAGATCGGAAGCGGCAGCGGGACCATGGTCGCCGTCGGTATCGGCAGTGCCCTTGGCGGCCTGATCGGCAGCGAGCTCGGCCGTATGCTGGACGAGCGGGATCAGCAGCAGCATGCGCAAACCTATCAGCGCGCGATGGAGCAGGCGCCGGCTGGTCAGGCCCGTTCCTGGAGCAACCCGGACACCGGCAATCGTGGCGAAATTACGCCCGTACGGACCTATACCCGTGATGGCCGGAATTGCCGTGACTTTACCCAGACGATCTATGTCGACGGACGAGCCGAAACCGGTCGTGGCACGGCATGCCGGGCCGCCGACGGCACATGGCAGGTGGTCAGCTGATCATCCTGCGCTTGTCTTCATAGG of Fodinicurvata sp. EGI_FJ10296 contains these proteins:
- a CDS encoding RT0821/Lpp0805 family surface protein — translated: MRVRFAIVAGAGLALAACQAGPGQMGGGIVGAGLGGLAGSQIGSGSGTMVAVGIGSALGGLIGSELGRMLDERDQQQHAQTYQRAMEQAPAGQARSWSNPDTGNRGEITPVRTYTRDGRNCRDFTQTIYVDGRAETGRGTACRAADGTWQVVS
- the pdxH gene encoding pyridoxamine 5'-phosphate oxidase; this translates as MSIDYLANDTPLATTDPFAIFDSWMEAATESEVNDANAMALATVAPDGWPSVRTVLLKGVDSADSEPRGFIFYTNLESRKARELQATHHAAMLFHWKSVRRQIRIEGSVALVSDAEADAYFATRPRGSQIGAWASQQSRPLRNGRSELEQRVTQTEARFEGSDVPRPEFWSGFRLTPKRIEFWQDRQYRLHDRAVFEAGPGGWTVERLYP
- a CDS encoding HRDC domain-containing protein, whose translation is MSTRIRTFRISDGDAAHRDEATVSDFLRSVNADRIDTAYDGGGWRILVLYSDTRAEEESAQIESTVAGELRGWRAEVARNLGVKPAMVMSDDAVTRVARYVPTTVIELRTVLNAGAVPGDPSPALDNRFENEIVQIVRQTLDSLV